CTGTGGGCGTTTAACGATGAACAGGTTGTCCGTACAGTTGCCTCCTTAAACACTCCGCTGATTTCCGCTGTCGGCCATGAAACAGATGTCACATTGATGGATTTTGTCGCAGATGTCCGGGCGGCTACACCGACAGCCGCCGCCGAGATCGCTGTTCCTTCGCTCACCGAATGGCAAGAGAAGGTTTCCGCTCAAAAAAATCGATTGCAACAAATCATGCAACAAATCGTTTATTCCCAAAAAGAGAAATTGGCTTATATAAAAAACGCGTATGCGTTTCGTTATCCGGGACAACTGCTCAAGCAAAAGGAGCAAGAACTCGATCGAAACCTTGACCAATTTCATCGCGCCATGCAAACACGTATGCAGCTGCAACGACAACAGGTAGATGAACAGCGCCGACGTATCGCGTTGCTAAGGCCGACGCATCTGCTCGAACAGAAAAGGCAGTTGCTTGAAACAGGTACGAAGCAATTGGAAGACCATTTTCAGCGATTGTTGGAGAGTAAGGAAAATCGGCATGAACGTTTATTGGAAAAGCTAACCCTTCTTAATCCTATGGAGACATTAAAACGGGGATACACCGTCACGTACCGGGATGAACAGTTGGCAAAAACCGTTGATGGCATTGATGTAGAAGATGAACTACACATTTATTTCCAAGATGGTTATGTGAAAGCAGAAGTAACGGATAAAGGAACCGAAACATTTGTCATTCATAAGGGGGATACAACCGGTGGAAGATGAAAGAAACGAAGAGCCGGAAAATAAGCAGACGTTTGAAGCAGATATGAAAAAACTCGAGTATATTATCCAGCAGCTTGAACAAGGAGATGTCCCTTTGGAAAAAGCCATTGAGATGTATCAAACGGGAATGAAGCTTTCCAAACGTTGCCATGATCAATTGCAACGAGTGGAGAAGCAAATGGACCGCATTGTCAACGAAACGGGAGAAAGTTTTCCGTTGGAATTGGAAGATAGTCAGAGCAATTAAGCTAGGCTAAAGGTTGTAAAGGATTGAAAAAGGAAGGTGAGCGTCTGCACAGACGTTTGCAGGATATGCTTTGAAAGGAGAGAAACAGACTTTTGCGTTCCCTCCCATTTTTCTATGACCAAGTGCCAAAAAAGTGGGCTTCCGCGCATCTAGTTCTGGTTTTGGAGTGACAAAAGAAAGACTCGATCAGTTGGTTGAAGCACATATTCCGCCCCTGGCGAACAACTTAAAAGCGCACGTGGAAGCATTAAACGCACCGATCCAATTAAAAGAAGCGATGCTTTACTCGTTAAACACGGGGGGGAAACGGATTCGTCCATTGCTTTTGATCGCGGTTGCCGGCAGTTATAAGCCTGTAAACGAGGCAGTGTATAAACTAGGAGCTGCCGTTGAAATGGTACACACGTACTCGCTCGTCCATGATGATTTGCCGAGCATGGATAATGACGATACGAGACGAGGCAAGCCGACGAACCATAAAATATACGGGGAAGCATTAGCGATACTCGCAGGGGATTCACTTCTCACAGAGAGCTTTTCCCTGCTCACTACCATCAATGAACAAGAACTGACTCCGCGGGATGCTTTATATCTAATCCGACGTTTAACGGAAGCGAGTGGGGCGACAGGAATGGTCGGGGGTCAGGTGGCTGATTTGGAAGCCGAGAATCGATCGGTAACACTTGAAGAACTTGAATGGATTCATCGGCATAAAACGGCCGCCATGTTGACGTTTGCCGCAGAAGCAGGTGGGATTATCGGAAGCGCGCCTCCGGAAGATCTATCACTGCTCAGGCCATTCGCAGAAGAAGTGGGGATTGCTTTTCAAATTAAAGATGACATCCTCGATGTCGAGGGGAACGAATCATCGATTGGTAAGCCGGTGGGGAGTGACGAAAACAATGGCAAAAGCACTTATCCAAGTTTGCTCTCCCTCGACGAGGCAAAGCGTAAATTGCGCAGTCATATGGAAAAGGCTGAGCGCATGTTACGGTCGCTTTCAGTGCCCGCCCCCGATCTTTTTTCTGTCCTCTCCTATATTGAGCATAGAGATCGATAAAGTGAAAATCATATCACGAATTTAGAAAGTGCTGCCGTACAGGTAGCATTTTTGTTTTGTTAGAAGTAAAATAGAAGCACACATTGTTCCAGTACAAATTTTTAAATGGGATAAAGGAGGACGAAGACAATCCGAAAGGATGATTTGTAAACGACCGGTCGCATGTTCTATGATATAAAAAAGGTTTACTAATCAGTAGACAGATTTAAACGAAAGCGAGGGTTTGCGCATGGATTTGGAAACCATTCAGAACCCTGGGTTCCTAAAAAGTTTATCACGCAAACAATTGGACGAGCTTGCCGAAGATATTCGTTCGTTCTTAATTTCAAAACTATCCGTTACAGGCGGACATTTGGGGCCGAACCTGGGTGTTGTAGAGTTAACGCTTATGCTCCATAAACTGTATGATAGCCCGAAGGATAAAATCATTTGGGATGTCGGACACCAGACATATGTTCATAAAATCCTGACGGGGCGAGCGAACCGTTTTGATTCGTTAAAGCAATTCCGGGGTTTGTGCGGATATGCGAAACGAGACGAAAGTGAACACGATGTTTGGGAGGCGGGCCATAGTTCAACCTCCCTTTCTGCAGCGATGGGAATGGCTACAGCCCGGGATTTGAAAGGCGAAGATTTCAACGTCCTTCCCGTCATTGGAGATGGAGCGCTCACCGGGGGCATGGCGTTGGAAGCCATGAACCATATCGGCCATGAACAAACGGACATGACCGTTATTTTGAACGATAATGAAATGTCCATCGCGCCCAACGTTGGCGCCATGCATAATATGCTCGGTCGTTTGCGTACAACAGGCGGCTATCGCAGAACGAAAGAGGATCTTGAGTACTTTGTCAAAAAAATTCCGGCCTTCGGCGGTGCGTTAAGCGCGACAGCCGATCGATTGAAAGGTAGCCTCAAATACTTGCTCGTCTCCGGTGTTTTTTTCGAGGAAATGGGTTTTACGTACCTCGGACCGATCGATGGACACAACTTTGATGAGCTTCACAGCAATTTGACCTATGCAAAACGTACGAAGGGCCCTGTGCTCCTGCATGTAGTTACAAAGAAAGGGAAAGGGTACAAGCCCGCCGAAGAAGACGCGAGCGGAGCCTGGCATGGCCCCGGACCGTACAAAATAGAGTCCGGAGATATGATAAAGAAATCAGGTCCGCCTGCATATAGTGCCGTTTTTAGCGATACACTCGCGAAGATCGCGGAAAAGGACGATCGGCTCGTCGCGTTGACAGCGGCAATGCCGGGCGGGACGAAACTCGATAAATTTGCAAAGAAATTCCCGGAACGAATGTTTGATGTCGGAATCGCGGAACAGCACGCCACAACGATGTCCGCCGGCCTTTCCACCCAGGGAATGAAGCCTGTGTTCGGTGTGTATTCCACGTTTTTACAAAGGGGATATGATCAGCTCGTTCATGATGTATGCCGTCAAAATTTGAACGTTGTCTTCGGTATTGACCGCTCCGGGCTCGTCGGCGGAGACGGCGAGACCCATCAGGGTGTCTTCGATATCGCTTATCTCAGGCATTTGCCGAATATGAAGATCGTCATTCCGAAAGATGAGAATGAGTTGCAGCATATGATTCATACTGCCGTCGCCAACGATGCCGGTCCAATGGCTGTTCGTTTTCCGCGCGGGAACGGACTAGGCGTGGAGATGGATGAGGAATTAAAGCTCTTGCCTATCGGTGAATGGCCGGTGGAACAAGAAGGAAATGATGCCGTGATCCTCGCGTTCAGCACGATGTTGCCGATTGCAAAAGAAGCGGCTGCACAGTTGGAAAAACAAGGGATCTCCACTCGTGTCATAAATGCCAACTCCGCGAAGCCCTTGGATGATAAACGGCTGGATCAAATCGCCCATGAAAACATTCCGATTCTCACGATGGAAGAAGCTGTTTTAAAAGGTGGCTTCGGAAGCGCCGTTCTCGAATATTTAAACGATCAAAACCATACAGGCTTGCAATTAAAACGAATGGGCCTTCCCGATCGTTATATCGAACACGGGGACCCCAAAAACTGGTATGAAGAACTGGGACTTACAGCGTCTGAGGTTGCGAAGTCCATTAATGAAATGGTTCCTAGAAAGAAACAACGCGCATGAAAAAAAGGAGTAGAGCTGCAAGCAATTGCAGCTAATATTGACAATGAAGAAAAAAGAGCGAGCGGATGTTTTACTCGTTGAGAAAGGGGTACTCTCGACACGGGAAAAAGCGAGGCGGTCGATTATGGCCGGCCTCGTTTATACGGAGGAAGAACGTATCGAAAAACCGGGCATGAAGTTGGATCCTGATCGCCCCCTTTATCTGAAAGGTGATATCCATCCATACGTGAGCAGGGGTGGACTCAAACTTGAAAAGGCGTTACAAGTCTTCCCGATTAAGATGGAAAGCAAAATCGTGCTCGATGTGGGCGCCTCTACGGGGGGGTTTACCGATTGCGCGCTTCAACACGGAGCAAAAAGCGTGTATGCCGTTGATGTCGGCTACAATCAGTTGGATTGGGGATTGCGTTCCGACCCACGCGTGCATGTGTTGGAGCGCCTGAATTTCAGGTATGTCAAGGCGTCGGAATTTGCCCATGGGGCCCCGGATGTTGCTGTGTGTGATGTGTCTTTCATTTCATTGAAACACCTTTTGCCTAAGATGAGTGAGGTTTTATCTGAGCATGGAGAGGCATGTGTTTTGATCAAACCACAATTTGAAGCAGAGCGAGAAGAAGTAGGCAAAAAGGGAATCGTTCGCGACCGATCGATTCACTCACGTGTCATTGAAGCCGTGATGAAAGCAAGCATTGCATCCGGGTTGCAACCGTCCGGGTTGCATGTGTCGCCGATTACAGGCAGCGGAGGAAACATCGAGTACTTGCTTTATTTGCGGAAGTCGAAGGAAGCAAAAGCCATTCCCGTGGAATGCATTGCCAAAACGGTGAACCCTTCCTCTTGAGTAGCATAAATATACATTTACAGGTATAATCAAGGCAACGCTACATTTTTATGGGGTGGATGCCATGACAAAGGGACAACGTCACGTAAAAATACGTGAGATTATAAATGAACAAGAAGTAGACACCCAAGAAGAACTCGTTTTTCAATTACTGGAAACAGGATTTAACGTAACTCAAGCGACCGTCTCCAGAGATATCAAGGAATTGCATCTCGTAAAAGTGTTGACCCAGGACGGTCGTTATAAATACAGCCTCCCGGCAGACAGACGCTTTAATCCCGAAGAAAAGCTGAAGAAGCATCTTTTTGACAGTTTCGTTAGCATTGATTACTCCGATCATTTAATTGTGCTGAAAACATTACCCGGAAATGCCCACGCGATTGGAGCATTGATCGATAACTTGAACTGGGAGGAGATTATGGGGACGATCTGTGGGGATGACACAATCCTTATTATTTGTAAAAAAGCAGAACAATCTCCAGCGCTTACCGACCGAATCTTGGGGATGCTTTAAATGGTACAGGTATGTCGGATCATGGGAGAAGAAAAAATTTGGCAATGTGCCAAGTTTTTTTACACTATCAGAAAGAATAAATTGTTCGGATGATAGTATAAGAAAGACTTTGACTTTCGCCATCCTTGGCGATAAGTCAAGTTTTTCTAAAAAGAAGGTGTTAGGATTGCTCGAAGAACTGACGATTCGAAATTTTGCGATCATCGAAGAACTGACGATTCCATTTGGATCAGGATTAACCGTGCTTACTGGGGAAACGGGAGCGGGAAAATCGATCATTATCGATGCCCTCGGTTTGTTGGCGGGCGGTCGCGGTTCTGTAGATTTTGTGCGCCATGAAAGTAAAAAAGCGGAAATCGAAGGTCTGTTTATCGTGTCAAGCGACCATTTGGCCTATGAACGTATGGCTTCTGCCGGCATCGAGTGTGAAGAGGGAATGATCGTTTTAAAGAGAGAGATCTCCCGAAAAGGAAAGAGCGTCTGCAGAGTCAACGGGCATCTGGTTACCTTAACGACGTTGCGGTCGATTGGACAAACATTGGTGGATATCCATGGGCAGCATGAACATCAGGAATTGTTACAAATGGACAAGCACAGTGGATTGGTCGATGCATACGCGGATTCGACATTGTCTGCGTTAAAATCCGAATATGAAGATCGCTATGAAAAGTATTTGTCGATTAAAAATGAATTGCAACGTTTACGGAACAGCGATCGTGAAAATATTCAGCGGCTTGACCTCATTCAATACCAACTGGAAGAAATTGAACAAGCAGCATTATCCGAACCCGATGAAGAACAGCAGTTGGAACAAGAACGCTATAAATTGGCACATGCAGAGAAATTATACGAGCTCCTGCAATATGCCTACACCTATTTACATGATGAGGGCAAAGGGTTGGAATGGATCAGAGAATCCGCCGGCCATCTGAAAGAGGCTAGCGATATTGACCCTGCATTAGTTCAAACGAGCGAACAAGTGGATTCCAGTTTTTATATGATTGAAGAAGCTTCTTATTCCATCCGGGAACACATCGATCAGCTCGACTTTGATCCGGCGCGTTTGGAGCAAATCGAAAGGCGCTTGGATGAAATCGACCAACTGAAACGAAAGTACGGGGGATCAATTACAGAAATATTGGCCTTTTCCGAAGAAATCGCCGAGGAACAAGAAGCACTTGTAAATTTGGATGAGCACATCCGCCAATATGAAGAGGAATTAAAAGAAAAGGCCGCGGAGCTTTTTTCTGCAGCAAATGCTCTTACAGCGGGAAGAAGAGAAGCTGCAAAAACGCTTTCGGAAGCAGTTGAACGCGAACTGGCTGATCTGTTTATGGAGAAAACGCGATTTTCCGTGGCTTTTCAAGCTCCATTTCAAGGAGAAGAAGTGCAGAGTGACGGTCAGGTAAAAACATTTACAAAAGACGGGCAAGAACGTTTGGAGTTTTATATGTCGCCTAATGCCGGAGAGCCTGAGAAACCTTTGATAAAAATTGCCTCAGGCGGCGAAATTTCTCGAATTATGCTCGCGCTCAAACGGATATTGTCAAATTCATCGCAACGGACAGCGTTGATTTTTGATGAAGTGGATACAGGGGTAAGCGGACGGGTCGCGCAAGCCATTGGAGAAAAAATTGCCGCGATCGCCAACGCTGAAACCCAAGTGCTTTGCATCACCCATTTGCCGCAAGTCGCGGCGCTGGCATCGACGCATATGCATATAGCCAAAGAGGAAAAAGAAGGACGTGTACACACAACGGTAACCGATCTTGACGACACTGCACGTGTCGATGAGTTGGCACGTATGCTATCGGGAAGCGAGGTAACGACAAAAACGCGAGAAAACGCGCGTGAACTTTTGGATCTTGCAACATCATGACATGATCTGTCATGGCATCTTGATACTGCCATGAATTCGCAAAGCCGACCAATTAAGGTCGGTATTTTTATTTGTCGCAAGTTATAATCCGACTCCCGCAAGGCAACATTATAAGTACGAACGCTATGTGCGGGCGGGAGTGAGGAGTGTGAGCGAGGGTGAAATCCGACAAAAAACGAAAAATAATAGGCGCGATCTTACTCATTGCTGTCATGAGCCTAGGATTTTTGCAGCCGGTACAATCGTGGATACAGCTTCCGGATCAACTTACAATGATGCCCGGTGAGGAGACCTCCGCCATAGAAAGCTTCGAATCGAAAGTACCTTCGATGTTTTCCGTAGAAGATAAAAAAGAAGATGCGATTCAGGTGACGGCGGGTTCTACACCGATCAAAAATATAACGAAAAACAAGGAGCCAAGAGTTGAGGTTACCCCGGGAGGGCAGTCCGTCGGCGTGCGGTTAAGCGCACAAGGTGTCATGGTTGTCGGTTTCCACGCGCTTCATACGGAACAAGGACAGCAATCGCCTGCGGAAGCGGCAGGAATCCAAAAAGGGGACATTATTGTCAAGATCGATCAGCAACCGGTGGAAGATTTGACAGAAGTCACGTCAATCTTACGTTCCCCGGATACCTCGAAAGCCATTCAAATCGAACTTATACGTAATGGAGAAAAAGTAGAAAAAACCGTCCAGCCAAGCATCAAAGCTTCCGAGGACGCCAAGCAGTTGGGGATGTACATTCGGGACTCGTCTGCCGGTGTGGGAACAATGACTTTTTTTGATCCGGCCACGAGGCAATACGGAGCACTGGGGCATGTGATCGCTGATATTGATACAAAACGCCCGGTTTCCATTCATGAAGGAGAGATCACACGCTCATCCGTAAAATCGATCGAAAGAGGGAAAAGCGGGACACCCGGTGAGAAACAAGCATCCATAGCCAACAAACAAGAGGTGCTTGGCACGATTACGAAAAACAACACATTCGGCATTTATGGGCAATTAAACAAAGGACATGATTTGGGAAATGAAGGACAGGAATCGATGCCAATCGCGTATGCGGAAGAAGTAGAAGAAGGACCGGCGAAAATTATGACCGTGGTGGAAAACGAAGAAGTTGAGGCTTTTGATGTGGATATTATCCGTTCAAGTCCACAAAAACACGCGGCGACCAAGGGGATGGTCTTAAAAGTAACCGATGACCGTCTTCTTGAGAAGACTGGGGGCATTGTGCAGGGAATGAGCGGTAGCCCGATCATTCAAAATGATAAAATCATCGGTGCCGTTACCCATGTATTTGTGAACGATGCAGCCACAGGATACGGTTCTCATATCGAATGGATGTTGGATGAGGCCGGCATTGATACGGAAGAAAAAAGAAAGGCAAGCTAATTCGAGGCTGCTGAAAAAGGAAGTATTTTTTCTGTTCCAAGGGGTTTCGCTTGAATTGCAAGAGAAAAATCCAAGAAAAAGTGGTCCCTCACTGCTAAACTCTTGCCCTTATGCTCAAAATGCGAAGGATGGCGCTTCAATGGCGAAAACTTTTGTGGAAACGGATGAGCCAAGGCCCCGAAGCGCTTGTCTTGCACGAGGGGGGAGTGGCTGGAAATCAATGATAATAATCGATATAGTGCGTTACTCGATAAGTCAAGTCTTCAACGGAATGGAAGCTGGCGCTGGATTGATTAGAGCACGGACTGGAAATGCTAAACCAACAATTCAATTTGATTGAGCCATGAGCAGCTTTCGGTGAATCGGAGGCTGCTGCTTCGGCTTCTCAGCACTTCTATGCTCTTTTGTCATGCCGATGCTGTCTTTTCTTCGGCTTAGTTGTTGCGTTTCGTTTTCTTTTTCATACCGAAGCCAAGTGTGCCTCGGCTTCCGAGTACGCCTTTGCCCTCCTTTCATGCCAATGCCATCAAAGGCGAAAAGAATTTTCGACAAAAGAGCGTCATAATGATTCGTTTTGGAAAGAATTTTGACGGATTTTTATAGATAATAAAGTAAATTCAGTTATTTGATTGATTTTCTTTTCAATTTATGGATAATCAAGTATGAGGGATTTGGGACAAGTTAATTTCGAAGGAGGAACAATGAATTGGAACCAATCAAAGTTTGTATTGCTGATGATAATCGCGATTTAGTGCAAATGGTGGAAGAATATGTATCCTTGCAAGACGATATGGAAGTTTCCGGAGTAGCTTACAATGGCAAAGACTGCTTGCAGGTCGTAGAGGAGAAGCAACCGGATGTACTTATTCTTGATATCATCATGCCATATCTTGACGGCCTTGCTGTTTTGGAACGATTACAAAATAATAATGGGGAAAAATTGCCGAAAGTTTTAATGTTAACCGCGTTTGGACAGGAAGATGTAACGAAAAAGGCGGTGAACCATGGTGCTGCTTATTATGTGCTAAAGCCGTTTGACATGGACATGCTGATTGATACGATTAGGGACCTCAGCGGCCAACCGGATCCACAAGTCACAGTATCCGGGAAAAGCAAAGAAATGGGCAATGTGAAACAACCAAGCATCAACTTGGACCAACGCATCACCGGCATTATACATGAAATTGGTGTTCCAGCACATATTAAAGGGTATATGTACATGCGGGAAGCGATTACAATGGTGTATAACAATATCGAATTGCTCGGTTCGATCACGAAAGAATTGTATCCGGATATTGCCAAGAAATACAACACAACGGCCAGCCGCGTAGAAAGAGCGATTCGGCACGCGATCGAAGTTGCCTGGAGTCGTGGAAACATTGACTCCATCTCCCATTACTTTGGGTACACGGTAAGCATGTCCAAAGCTAAACCAACGAATTCCGAATTCATCGCGATGGTCGCCGACAAATTGCGGATTGAACATAAGGTGAGTTAAGCGCCTATGTGGCGGGGTTTTCAACGAATAATCAGACGGTAAATTTCTGTTTGTTTTGCCGGTAAATACAATTTACTTGCCGACAAACACGGAAAGGAACCTCCTATGTATCGGATGTATCCGGTATGTGGGAGGTTTTTTTGCGTGTTTAGAGATATTGACGTTAAGCTAGACGATTTTATGTTGCATTGTGAAAGCAAAATGTTGTCACGGAAAACAATGGCCAGCTACGAGCAATCGGTACGGCTGTTTGCGCATTACTTGGAGGACGTGAAAGGCGTTACGAATGCGAAAGACGTTAAGACAGAACACATACGCGCCTACATCAAGTATTTACGAGAACGCGGCAAGTACACCGTCGTTAGCGAAGAATTTACGCGAGAGGCCAACAGCCCGCAAAAT
The Salicibibacter kimchii DNA segment above includes these coding regions:
- the xseA gene encoding exodeoxyribonuclease VII large subunit; the encoded protein is MMNPDQRYLSVTQLTRQIKGLIDESPLLNDVFLRGEISNFKHHSRGHMYFTIKDEKARVSAVMFAGNNRALRFRPESGMKVLIHGNVSVYEPYGQYQLYVRMMEPDGIGQLYLAYEQLKKKLDAEGLFHASRKRPLPNFPEHIGVVTSKTGAVIRDIYTTVRRRYPQASISLYPVAVQGPEAAPGIVRALKQANIDDNDVLIAGRGGGSIEDLWAFNDEQVVRTVASLNTPLISAVGHETDVTLMDFVADVRAATPTAAAEIAVPSLTEWQEKVSAQKNRLQQIMQQIVYSQKEKLAYIKNAYAFRYPGQLLKQKEQELDRNLDQFHRAMQTRMQLQRQQVDEQRRRIALLRPTHLLEQKRQLLETGTKQLEDHFQRLLESKENRHERLLEKLTLLNPMETLKRGYTVTYRDEQLAKTVDGIDVEDELHIYFQDGYVKAEVTDKGTETFVIHKGDTTGGR
- the xseB gene encoding exodeoxyribonuclease VII small subunit, translating into MEDERNEEPENKQTFEADMKKLEYIIQQLEQGDVPLEKAIEMYQTGMKLSKRCHDQLQRVEKQMDRIVNETGESFPLELEDSQSN
- a CDS encoding polyprenyl synthetase family protein; translation: MTKERLDQLVEAHIPPLANNLKAHVEALNAPIQLKEAMLYSLNTGGKRIRPLLLIAVAGSYKPVNEAVYKLGAAVEMVHTYSLVHDDLPSMDNDDTRRGKPTNHKIYGEALAILAGDSLLTESFSLLTTINEQELTPRDALYLIRRLTEASGATGMVGGQVADLEAENRSVTLEELEWIHRHKTAAMLTFAAEAGGIIGSAPPEDLSLLRPFAEEVGIAFQIKDDILDVEGNESSIGKPVGSDENNGKSTYPSLLSLDEAKRKLRSHMEKAERMLRSLSVPAPDLFSVLSYIEHRDR
- the dxs gene encoding 1-deoxy-D-xylulose-5-phosphate synthase; the protein is MDLETIQNPGFLKSLSRKQLDELAEDIRSFLISKLSVTGGHLGPNLGVVELTLMLHKLYDSPKDKIIWDVGHQTYVHKILTGRANRFDSLKQFRGLCGYAKRDESEHDVWEAGHSSTSLSAAMGMATARDLKGEDFNVLPVIGDGALTGGMALEAMNHIGHEQTDMTVILNDNEMSIAPNVGAMHNMLGRLRTTGGYRRTKEDLEYFVKKIPAFGGALSATADRLKGSLKYLLVSGVFFEEMGFTYLGPIDGHNFDELHSNLTYAKRTKGPVLLHVVTKKGKGYKPAEEDASGAWHGPGPYKIESGDMIKKSGPPAYSAVFSDTLAKIAEKDDRLVALTAAMPGGTKLDKFAKKFPERMFDVGIAEQHATTMSAGLSTQGMKPVFGVYSTFLQRGYDQLVHDVCRQNLNVVFGIDRSGLVGGDGETHQGVFDIAYLRHLPNMKIVIPKDENELQHMIHTAVANDAGPMAVRFPRGNGLGVEMDEELKLLPIGEWPVEQEGNDAVILAFSTMLPIAKEAAAQLEKQGISTRVINANSAKPLDDKRLDQIAHENIPILTMEEAVLKGGFGSAVLEYLNDQNHTGLQLKRMGLPDRYIEHGDPKNWYEELGLTASEVAKSINEMVPRKKQRA
- a CDS encoding TlyA family RNA methyltransferase; the encoded protein is MKKKERADVLLVEKGVLSTREKARRSIMAGLVYTEEERIEKPGMKLDPDRPLYLKGDIHPYVSRGGLKLEKALQVFPIKMESKIVLDVGASTGGFTDCALQHGAKSVYAVDVGYNQLDWGLRSDPRVHVLERLNFRYVKASEFAHGAPDVAVCDVSFISLKHLLPKMSEVLSEHGEACVLIKPQFEAEREEVGKKGIVRDRSIHSRVIEAVMKASIASGLQPSGLHVSPITGSGGNIEYLLYLRKSKEAKAIPVECIAKTVNPSS
- the ahrC gene encoding transcriptional regulator AhrC/ArgR — encoded protein: MTKGQRHVKIREIINEQEVDTQEELVFQLLETGFNVTQATVSRDIKELHLVKVLTQDGRYKYSLPADRRFNPEEKLKKHLFDSFVSIDYSDHLIVLKTLPGNAHAIGALIDNLNWEEIMGTICGDDTILIICKKAEQSPALTDRILGML
- the recN gene encoding DNA repair protein RecN is translated as MLEELTIRNFAIIEELTIPFGSGLTVLTGETGAGKSIIIDALGLLAGGRGSVDFVRHESKKAEIEGLFIVSSDHLAYERMASAGIECEEGMIVLKREISRKGKSVCRVNGHLVTLTTLRSIGQTLVDIHGQHEHQELLQMDKHSGLVDAYADSTLSALKSEYEDRYEKYLSIKNELQRLRNSDRENIQRLDLIQYQLEEIEQAALSEPDEEQQLEQERYKLAHAEKLYELLQYAYTYLHDEGKGLEWIRESAGHLKEASDIDPALVQTSEQVDSSFYMIEEASYSIREHIDQLDFDPARLEQIERRLDEIDQLKRKYGGSITEILAFSEEIAEEQEALVNLDEHIRQYEEELKEKAAELFSAANALTAGRREAAKTLSEAVERELADLFMEKTRFSVAFQAPFQGEEVQSDGQVKTFTKDGQERLEFYMSPNAGEPEKPLIKIASGGEISRIMLALKRILSNSSQRTALIFDEVDTGVSGRVAQAIGEKIAAIANAETQVLCITHLPQVAALASTHMHIAKEEKEGRVHTTVTDLDDTARVDELARMLSGSEVTTKTRENARELLDLATS
- the spoIVB gene encoding SpoIVB peptidase — translated: MKSDKKRKIIGAILLIAVMSLGFLQPVQSWIQLPDQLTMMPGEETSAIESFESKVPSMFSVEDKKEDAIQVTAGSTPIKNITKNKEPRVEVTPGGQSVGVRLSAQGVMVVGFHALHTEQGQQSPAEAAGIQKGDIIVKIDQQPVEDLTEVTSILRSPDTSKAIQIELIRNGEKVEKTVQPSIKASEDAKQLGMYIRDSSAGVGTMTFFDPATRQYGALGHVIADIDTKRPVSIHEGEITRSSVKSIERGKSGTPGEKQASIANKQEVLGTITKNNTFGIYGQLNKGHDLGNEGQESMPIAYAEEVEEGPAKIMTVVENEEVEAFDVDIIRSSPQKHAATKGMVLKVTDDRLLEKTGGIVQGMSGSPIIQNDKIIGAVTHVFVNDAATGYGSHIEWMLDEAGIDTEEKRKAS
- the spo0A gene encoding sporulation transcription factor Spo0A, which encodes MEPIKVCIADDNRDLVQMVEEYVSLQDDMEVSGVAYNGKDCLQVVEEKQPDVLILDIIMPYLDGLAVLERLQNNNGEKLPKVLMLTAFGQEDVTKKAVNHGAAYYVLKPFDMDMLIDTIRDLSGQPDPQVTVSGKSKEMGNVKQPSINLDQRITGIIHEIGVPAHIKGYMYMREAITMVYNNIELLGSITKELYPDIAKKYNTTASRVERAIRHAIEVAWSRGNIDSISHYFGYTVSMSKAKPTNSEFIAMVADKLRIEHKVS